A DNA window from Salvelinus sp. IW2-2015 linkage group LG4q.1:29, ASM291031v2, whole genome shotgun sequence contains the following coding sequences:
- the ptpn9a gene encoding tyrosine-protein phosphatase non-receptor type 9 isoform X2 gives MAQMTVSAATKEFLEEINKWTTQHGVSPLSWEVAVKFLMARKFDVLRAIELFHSYRETRLKEGIVKLQPQEEPLRSELLSGKFTVLSVRDPSGASIALYTAKLHHPNKTGNHVVLQALFYLLDQAVESFETQRNGLVFIYDMAGSNYTNFELDLSKKILNLLKGAFPARLKKVLIVGAPVWFRVPYNLLSLLLKEKLRERVQMVKMSDLCQHLPRDCLPEHLGGLLPLDAHGWNQQLLAGQNGRVDPVDELVGIPLEDSSVHNPGPEAMRLPELMAHLGSLQRSGIHLEYEEIRKEQPPGTFHCALTAYNQERNRYGDVLCLDQTRVHLKTRRNERSDYINASFMDGYKQKNAYIGTQGPLEKTYGDFWRMVWEQNVLVIVMTTRADEGGRKKCGQYWPLEEGGQEVYGHMAVVNQRVDNHSHYNQTTLELHNMENCEQRQVTHFQYLSWPDYGVPTSAVTLIDFLGAVKRQQRRSVKAMGPQWRGHPLGPPMVVHCSAGIGRTGTFCALDICLSQLQDVGTLNVCQTVRRMRTQRAFTIQTPDQYYFCHNAILEHAQRQGLLSANQ, from the exons GAGACCCGTCTGAAAGAGGGCATTGTCAAACTACAGCCCCAGGAGGAACCTCTGCGCTCAGAACTGCTCAGTGGAAAGTTCACTGTGCTG AGTGTGCGAGACCCTTCAGGCGCCTCCATAGCCTTGTACACGGCCAAGCTCCACCACCCCAACAAGACAGGCAACCATGTTGTCCTGCAAGCTCTTTTCTACCTCCTGGACCAGGCTGTGGAGAG cTTTGAAACTCAAAGAAACGGCCTGGTGTTCATTTACGACATGGCGGGCTCCAACTACACCAACTTTGAGCTGGACCTCAGCAAGAAGATCCTCAACTTACTCAAG GGGGCGTTCCCTGCCAGGCTGAAGAAAGTGTTGATAGTGGGCGCCCCTGTCTGGTTCCGCGTGCCCTACAACCTGCTGAGCCTGCTGCTTAAGGAGAAACTCAGGGAGAGG gtcCAGATGGTCAAAATGTCTGACCTCTGCCAGCACCTCCCACGGGACTGTCTCCCTGAGCACCTGGGGGGGCTGTTGCCCCTGGATGCCCACGGCTGGAACCAGCAGCTTCTGGCTGGGCAGAACGGCCGTGTGGACCCCGTGGATGAGCTGGTTGGCATCCCCCTGGAGGACTCGTCAGTCCACAACCCTGGGCCTGAGGCCATGCGTCTGCCTGAGCTCATGGCCCACCTGGGTAGTCTCCAGCGCTCAGGCATCCACCTGGAGTACGAGGAAATCCGCAAGGAGCAACCACCTGGGACATTCCATTGTGCCCT TACTGCATACAACCAGGAGAGGAATCGCTATGGGGATGTCCTGTGTCTTGACCAAACAAGAGTTCACCTGAAAACCAGAAGAAACGAG AGATCGGATTACATCAACGCCAGCTTCATGGACGGCTACAAACAGAAGAATGCGTACATCGGTACTCAAG gaccactggAGAAAACCTATGGGGATTTCTGGAGGATGGTCTGGGAGCAAAACGTGCTAGTCATTGTCATGACAACAAG GGCGGACGAGGGAGGTCGGAAGAAGTGTGGTCAGTACTGGCCTYTGGAGGAAGGCGGCCAGGAGGTGTACGGTCACATGGCTGTGGTCAACCAGAGGGTGGACAATCACTCCCACTACAACCAGACCACCCTGGAGCTGCACAACATGGAG AATTGTGAGCAGAGGCAGGTGACCCACTTCCAGTACCTGAGCTGGCCCGACTACGGCGTCCCCACCTCGGCCGTGACGCTCATTGACTTTCTGGGGGCCGTCAAGAGGCAGCAGAGGCGGTCAGTGAAGGCCATGGGGCCCCAGTGGAGGGGCCACCCCTTGGGACCCCCCATGGTGGTTCACTGCAGTGCTGGCATCGGCAGAACAG GTACCTTCTGTGCCCTGGACATCTGTCTGTCCCAGCTGCAGGATGTGGGGACGCTCAACGTGTGTCAGACGGTGCGGCGGATGAGAACGCAGAGGGCCTTCACCATCCAGACCCCAGACCAGTACTACTTCTGCCACAACGCCATCCTGGAGCACGCTCAGAGACAGGGCCTGCTCTCAGCCAATCAGTGA
- the ptpn9a gene encoding tyrosine-protein phosphatase non-receptor type 9 isoform X3, which yields MARKFDVLRAIELFHSYRETRLKEGIVKLQPQEEPLRSELLSGKFTVLSVRDPSGASIALYTAKLHHPNKTGNHVVLQALFYLLDQAVESFETQRNGLVFIYDMAGSNYTNFELDLSKKILNLLKGAFPARLKKVLIVGAPVWFRVPYNLLSLLLKEKLRERVQMVKMSDLCQHLPRDCLPEHLGGLLPLDAHGWNQQLLAGQNGRVDPVDELVGIPLEDSSVHNPGPEAMRLPELMAHLGSLQRSGIHLEYEEIRKEQPPGTFHCALTAYNQERNRYGDVLCLDQTRVHLKTRRNERSDYINASFMDGYKQKNAYIGTQGPLEKTYGDFWRMVWEQNVLVIVMTTRADEGGRKKCGQYWPLEEGGQEVYGHMAVVNQRVDNHSHYNQTTLELHNMENCEQRQVTHFQYLSWPDYGVPTSAVTLIDFLGAVKRQQRRSVKAMGPQWRGHPLGPPMVVHCSAGIGRTGTFCALDICLSQLQDVGTLNVCQTVRRMRTQRAFTIQTPDQYYFCHNAILEHAQRQGLLSANQ from the exons GAGACCCGTCTGAAAGAGGGCATTGTCAAACTACAGCCCCAGGAGGAACCTCTGCGCTCAGAACTGCTCAGTGGAAAGTTCACTGTGCTG AGTGTGCGAGACCCTTCAGGCGCCTCCATAGCCTTGTACACGGCCAAGCTCCACCACCCCAACAAGACAGGCAACCATGTTGTCCTGCAAGCTCTTTTCTACCTCCTGGACCAGGCTGTGGAGAG cTTTGAAACTCAAAGAAACGGCCTGGTGTTCATTTACGACATGGCGGGCTCCAACTACACCAACTTTGAGCTGGACCTCAGCAAGAAGATCCTCAACTTACTCAAG GGGGCGTTCCCTGCCAGGCTGAAGAAAGTGTTGATAGTGGGCGCCCCTGTCTGGTTCCGCGTGCCCTACAACCTGCTGAGCCTGCTGCTTAAGGAGAAACTCAGGGAGAGG gtcCAGATGGTCAAAATGTCTGACCTCTGCCAGCACCTCCCACGGGACTGTCTCCCTGAGCACCTGGGGGGGCTGTTGCCCCTGGATGCCCACGGCTGGAACCAGCAGCTTCTGGCTGGGCAGAACGGCCGTGTGGACCCCGTGGATGAGCTGGTTGGCATCCCCCTGGAGGACTCGTCAGTCCACAACCCTGGGCCTGAGGCCATGCGTCTGCCTGAGCTCATGGCCCACCTGGGTAGTCTCCAGCGCTCAGGCATCCACCTGGAGTACGAGGAAATCCGCAAGGAGCAACCACCTGGGACATTCCATTGTGCCCT TACTGCATACAACCAGGAGAGGAATCGCTATGGGGATGTCCTGTGTCTTGACCAAACAAGAGTTCACCTGAAAACCAGAAGAAACGAG AGATCGGATTACATCAACGCCAGCTTCATGGACGGCTACAAACAGAAGAATGCGTACATCGGTACTCAAG gaccactggAGAAAACCTATGGGGATTTCTGGAGGATGGTCTGGGAGCAAAACGTGCTAGTCATTGTCATGACAACAAG GGCGGACGAGGGAGGTCGGAAGAAGTGTGGTCAGTACTGGCCTYTGGAGGAAGGCGGCCAGGAGGTGTACGGTCACATGGCTGTGGTCAACCAGAGGGTGGACAATCACTCCCACTACAACCAGACCACCCTGGAGCTGCACAACATGGAG AATTGTGAGCAGAGGCAGGTGACCCACTTCCAGTACCTGAGCTGGCCCGACTACGGCGTCCCCACCTCGGCCGTGACGCTCATTGACTTTCTGGGGGCCGTCAAGAGGCAGCAGAGGCGGTCAGTGAAGGCCATGGGGCCCCAGTGGAGGGGCCACCCCTTGGGACCCCCCATGGTGGTTCACTGCAGTGCTGGCATCGGCAGAACAG GTACCTTCTGTGCCCTGGACATCTGTCTGTCCCAGCTGCAGGATGTGGGGACGCTCAACGTGTGTCAGACGGTGCGGCGGATGAGAACGCAGAGGGCCTTCACCATCCAGACCCCAGACCAGTACTACTTCTGCCACAACGCCATCCTGGAGCACGCTCAGAGACAGGGCCTGCTCTCAGCCAATCAGTGA
- the ptpn9a gene encoding tyrosine-protein phosphatase non-receptor type 9 isoform X4 — MLSCKLFSTSWTRLWRALKLKETAWCSFTTWRAPTTPTLSWTSARRSSTYSSSALHQGAFPARLKKVLIVGAPVWFRVPYNLLSLLLKEKLRERVQMVKMSDLCQHLPRDCLPEHLGGLLPLDAHGWNQQLLAGQNGRVDPVDELVGIPLEDSSVHNPGPEAMRLPELMAHLGSLQRSGIHLEYEEIRKEQPPGTFHCALTAYNQERNRYGDVLCLDQTRVHLKTRRNERSDYINASFMDGYKQKNAYIGTQGPLEKTYGDFWRMVWEQNVLVIVMTTRADEGGRKKCGQYWPLEEGGQEVYGHMAVVNQRVDNHSHYNQTTLELHNMENCEQRQVTHFQYLSWPDYGVPTSAVTLIDFLGAVKRQQRRSVKAMGPQWRGHPLGPPMVVHCSAGIGRTGTFCALDICLSQLQDVGTLNVCQTVRRMRTQRAFTIQTPDQYYFCHNAILEHAQRQGLLSANQ; from the exons ATGTTGTCCTGCAAGCTCTTTTCTACCTCCTGGACCAGGCTGTGGAGAG cTTTGAAACTCAAAGAAACGGCCTGGTGTTCATTTACGACATGGCGGGCTCCAACTACACCAACTTTGAGCTGGACCTCAGCAAGAAGATCCTCAACTTACTCAAG CTCTGCTCTCCACCAGGGGGCGTTCCCTGCCAGGCTGAAGAAAGTGTTGATAGTGGGCGCCCCTGTCTGGTTCCGCGTGCCCTACAACCTGCTGAGCCTGCTGCTTAAGGAGAAACTCAGGGAGAGG gtcCAGATGGTCAAAATGTCTGACCTCTGCCAGCACCTCCCACGGGACTGTCTCCCTGAGCACCTGGGGGGGCTGTTGCCCCTGGATGCCCACGGCTGGAACCAGCAGCTTCTGGCTGGGCAGAACGGCCGTGTGGACCCCGTGGATGAGCTGGTTGGCATCCCCCTGGAGGACTCGTCAGTCCACAACCCTGGGCCTGAGGCCATGCGTCTGCCTGAGCTCATGGCCCACCTGGGTAGTCTCCAGCGCTCAGGCATCCACCTGGAGTACGAGGAAATCCGCAAGGAGCAACCACCTGGGACATTCCATTGTGCCCT TACTGCATACAACCAGGAGAGGAATCGCTATGGGGATGTCCTGTGTCTTGACCAAACAAGAGTTCACCTGAAAACCAGAAGAAACGAG AGATCGGATTACATCAACGCCAGCTTCATGGACGGCTACAAACAGAAGAATGCGTACATCGGTACTCAAG gaccactggAGAAAACCTATGGGGATTTCTGGAGGATGGTCTGGGAGCAAAACGTGCTAGTCATTGTCATGACAACAAG GGCGGACGAGGGAGGTCGGAAGAAGTGTGGTCAGTACTGGCCTYTGGAGGAAGGCGGCCAGGAGGTGTACGGTCACATGGCTGTGGTCAACCAGAGGGTGGACAATCACTCCCACTACAACCAGACCACCCTGGAGCTGCACAACATGGAG AATTGTGAGCAGAGGCAGGTGACCCACTTCCAGTACCTGAGCTGGCCCGACTACGGCGTCCCCACCTCGGCCGTGACGCTCATTGACTTTCTGGGGGCCGTCAAGAGGCAGCAGAGGCGGTCAGTGAAGGCCATGGGGCCCCAGTGGAGGGGCCACCCCTTGGGACCCCCCATGGTGGTTCACTGCAGTGCTGGCATCGGCAGAACAG GTACCTTCTGTGCCCTGGACATCTGTCTGTCCCAGCTGCAGGATGTGGGGACGCTCAACGTGTGTCAGACGGTGCGGCGGATGAGAACGCAGAGGGCCTTCACCATCCAGACCCCAGACCAGTACTACTTCTGCCACAACGCCATCCTGGAGCACGCTCAGAGACAGGGCCTGCTCTCAGCCAATCAGTGA